In Risungbinella massiliensis, the genomic stretch TGAACCAGAACATTCACTTTCCCGTCTTCCTGAAATACCACTGCATCTTGGTACCCTTCTTGGCGAAGCAAGTTTTCCATTACCTCTTCTTGTTTGTCTAATTTCGTTAAGCTGTTAATCATTTTCTCCGCTTCTGCTAGTTTTTCTTTCGATGCTTTGGTATCTCCTAAAATATTGTAGTACTCATCTAACAATTTCTCTCTCATCGTTTGACGCTGGAGATTTTGATACACAAAATACTCACTAGCAACACTCTCTTTCTTAGCTGCTTGGTTGACTGGCTTGGTGTCTACTTGTACCTGATTTTCGTTGAGATTGTTTTGAGCTAAAGGCCCGACTGGCTCTACTGGTCCTGTAATAATATAGTAGGCGGATAGAGCTACCATCAGTGTTAACATGGTTACTAGCCATACCGTTTGGCGATTCATTTGCATAAAAGTTCCTCCCAGATTTTGTTTAACTAACCATCATGAGGGCAGAAACCACCTCTGATGGAAGTTCACCTTTATTGATCCGTTGGCATAACGGAGATACGATGAAGTGGTACATCGAGCGTACGTTGGATTGCTTCCAATACTCTTGCTTTTACCACTAAATCTTCTGTCCCTTTTGCGACTACGATCACTCCACGTACTTTCGGTTTGAGGCGTTTTACCACAACTGGCTGATCTCCATTATCTGTGCGGTGCATCGTTGTTTTGCGTTCGGTATTATTCTGTTCTGTGGAGCGTGTACCCCCTTTGGTATCATTCTCAGTAGTAGTCTGAATTTGTTCTCGGGTATCATATTGCACAACTTCCTCTTCTGTTGAATCGAGATTGACCATTACTGTTACATCACTAATCCCTTGTACTTTCTCTAAAACAGCAGCTAGTTGGGTCTCATACTTCTTCTCATAATCTTGCATACTTCCCATTACGGTCGTCTCTACCGTAGACGTGGTGGGCTTGTCCTTATTTAGCTGTGTATCAGAAGGATTATCCTCCTCTACAGGGTCAGCAAGAAATGAAGAGAGGATGAAGAGCATCACACCTACTCCTGCTAATGCTAGTAACCATGCCCAACGATTTTTCTTGGGTCCTTTGCCATCATTTCCACCGCCTCCGCCACTATCAAACTTTTCTAGTAGTTGTGGTAGCTTTGAAAACATCCTTACTTCCTCCTATGCGCTAGGTTTCCATTCAATGCGTACTTTTTCAGGATCAATTTCCCAATAATCTAAAAGATAACTCTGCATCTCTCCAGTCTCTTTTGTTTCAACAATAGAGGTAGCTGGCTGGCTTTCTTCTTCTCCGATGGTGATTGGATCTACAGGACGTAATTGCATCTGATTTTCCTCTGATGTACCATCTTTTCTTTGAACAGTAAGAATGATCTCCTGCAGCACCGGGACTTGCTGCTCGTTTAGCGATGCAGTTGCCTGAACATCGACCACCTCCACTGCAAATTTCTGCTCCAATGTTTCCTTTGCCCAACTTTCAACCGACTGTTCCATCTGTTTTCGAATAAAGTCCGCTTGTGTCTGCTGGAGTTTCTCACCATCTTGCCGAATCTGTTCCATGCTAGGCATCTTACTCGTCTCCTGCACCACTTCTGGGGCGATCGTCAGATTCTTTAGGTCGATATTGTGATTGATTAGTTGAAAGACTGGGTGCAAGATCGCCATAATCAGAAGCAGTCCCATTACTAACTTGACATAACGTTCCATCGAGTTGCTGGGTAGTAGGAGATCCAAAAAAGTTGCTACCAGTACCAGTAAAATCAATTCTTTTAGCCAATCTGCCAACCAGTCCACTTATCCTCACCTACCTAACGCATCATGACGGAGATATTGCCCGCCGCGATAATGATGGTAATTGCCAGAAAAAACATCAATCCTACCGCTGCCATTGCTGCAAAAACATAAATCAGTGTCCGGCCAATGATGCTGAGGCTACTGATAATCGGACTATTACCTAAAGGCTGAAGAACAGCAGCTGCAAGGTTATAGATAAAAGAAAGCGAGAGAATTTTCAGCGCAGGAAACGCAACGAGAAAGAGAAGGATAATCACTCCTGCTAAGCCTACGGTGTTTTTGATTAACAAGGAGGCACCTACCACCGTATCGGCTGCTTCCGAGATGCTACGCCCGACGACTGGTACAAAATTTCCTGTAATATATTTGGCAGTCCGGATTGCGACCCCATCTGTTGCTGCGGTAGTCGCCCCTTGTACAGAAATGACGCCGAGAAAAATAGTCAACAAGCCACCAAGGAGGGCAATACTTACTTTTCTCATAAGATCTGCTAATTGAGTTAGCTTGTACTTCTCCGAGAGATTGCTAATGATGTATAACACCGTAGAGAAGAACAAGAGTGGAAAAACAACAGTGTAAATGATCGTTCCAATCACATGAATCATAAAAATAATCAATGGATGGAAGAGAGAAGCCGATGCGAAATTTCCCATCGATGCTAACAAAGTCAACATCATCGGCACTACCGCTAACATGAAATGGATCATTTTGCTGATCGCTTCTTTTGCTGCTTCTACTGCTACCGTAAAACTATCAACCGCTAGGACGATAATGACCAGAAAAACGATGGCATAAGCTACTTTGCTTACTTGGTTTTTTTCAAAGGCACTCTGAAGATTTTGTAAGATTACACTAAAAACGGTCAAAACAATGATACTTCCCAATAATTTTCCGTTATAGAGCACTTCATAGAAGAAAAAGCGAGCGAGAGCACTTAGGGCATCTGTAAGGCTCCAACTGGAACCTGTGCCAGTCAACAAATCGAACAGGCTAGCAGGCTCTTCTCCTTCGAAGTAGCGGCCATATTCGGTTTTCAACTGTCTCCAAAAACTTTCGACCTCTTCTGTCTGCAAGTCATTTAGTTGGGAACGGATTACCTCTTTCGTCAACTGTTCAGTCTGACTAGGTGTTGTCGTACCTTGTTCCAAAGGTGCAGTAGGTGGAGATTCTCCGTTCGCTGACGATAAAATAGGTGCAGACCATAAAAAGATCCAGAAAGTTAGGACAAATAACCCTATATATCTCATTGCTTGTCCCTCACGAAGGTAGTATTTGAATGATGGATTCGATCACAATAGTAATGATTGGGATTGCCATAACAAGGATCAGGATCTTACCAGCAAGCTCAATTTTAGATGCGATGGAACCTTGTCCAGCATCTCGGGTAACCTGAGCTCCAA encodes the following:
- a CDS encoding SpoIIIAH-like family protein produces the protein MQMNRQTVWLVTMLTLMVALSAYYIITGPVEPVGPLAQNNLNENQVQVDTKPVNQAAKKESVASEYFVYQNLQRQTMREKLLDEYYNILGDTKASKEKLAEAEKMINSLTKLDKQEEVMENLLRQEGYQDAVVFQEDGKVNVLVQSSDLKNAQVVKILDLAKQQLGMGASQVSVSYRP
- the spoIIIAG gene encoding stage III sporulation protein AG; this encodes MFSKLPQLLEKFDSGGGGGNDGKGPKKNRWAWLLALAGVGVMLFILSSFLADPVEEDNPSDTQLNKDKPTTSTVETTVMGSMQDYEKKYETQLAAVLEKVQGISDVTVMVNLDSTEEEVVQYDTREQIQTTTENDTKGGTRSTEQNNTERKTTMHRTDNGDQPVVVKRLKPKVRGVIVVAKGTEDLVVKARVLEAIQRTLDVPLHRISVMPTDQ
- the spoIIIAF gene encoding stage III sporulation protein AF is translated as MDWLADWLKELILLVLVATFLDLLLPSNSMERYVKLVMGLLLIMAILHPVFQLINHNIDLKNLTIAPEVVQETSKMPSMEQIRQDGEKLQQTQADFIRKQMEQSVESWAKETLEQKFAVEVVDVQATASLNEQQVPVLQEIILTVQRKDGTSEENQMQLRPVDPITIGEEESQPATSIVETKETGEMQSYLLDYWEIDPEKVRIEWKPSA
- the spoIIIAE gene encoding stage III sporulation protein AE, which codes for MRYIGLFVLTFWIFLWSAPILSSANGESPPTAPLEQGTTTPSQTEQLTKEVIRSQLNDLQTEEVESFWRQLKTEYGRYFEGEEPASLFDLLTGTGSSWSLTDALSALARFFFYEVLYNGKLLGSIIVLTVFSVILQNLQSAFEKNQVSKVAYAIVFLVIIVLAVDSFTVAVEAAKEAISKMIHFMLAVVPMMLTLLASMGNFASASLFHPLIIFMIHVIGTIIYTVVFPLLFFSTVLYIISNLSEKYKLTQLADLMRKVSIALLGGLLTIFLGVISVQGATTAATDGVAIRTAKYITGNFVPVVGRSISEAADTVVGASLLIKNTVGLAGVIILLFLVAFPALKILSLSFIYNLAAAVLQPLGNSPIISSLSIIGRTLIYVFAAMAAVGLMFFLAITIIIAAGNISVMMR